A region of the Bacillus sp. NP247 genome:
CATCACTTTGCATGGAAGGGTGGTAGACTGCATCTTTATCGACAGGGACGGATTCACCGGTTAGAGCAGATTCTTCAATTTTTAAATTCGCAGTTTCGATAAGTCGTAAATCGCAGGGGATATACCGCCCAGCATCAAGCATAACGATATCACCTGGAACGACGTGCTCAGATGGAATCTCTTTTAGTTCACCATCTCGCTTTACGATGGCTTTAGGTGTTGCCATTTTCTTTAGTGCCTCTAAGGCTTGCTCGGCCTTGGACTCTTGGATGACACCAATAACTGCATTTAAAATGACAACGAGTGCGATAATACTTGCATCCGCCCACTCTCCTACAAAGGCGGAAATAAGGGCTGCGATAATAAGGACATATACGAGGACGTCATTAATTTGGGCGAAAACACGCTGCCATAAAGTACGTTTTTGTTTGGTAGCTAATTCATTAGAACCATATTGCTTTAAACGTTCATTTACGATTTCACCTGTTAAACCGTGCTGTTCATTTGTTTCTAGGTCGATTAATGTTTGATTTTTCGTCTTACTGTACCAATTGCTCATAAGTAAGCACCCCCAGTAAAAACAGTTAGCAATGGTAGTGTGGCAATTTTTTTAGAGTAGTATGTATGGAGAAAAAATCTAAGGTGAGGTTCTACTTTCATTGTACAGTATTTTAGAATGTGCTGAGGAAAAGAGAAGAGTTGTCATGAATTTGTTGAAATTAAAAGAGCCTCGAATACGTGAGGCTCTTTGTTATTTTTTAATTAATGTACCTAATTCCTCGGTAATAGCTTGCATTTCACTAATGCTGAATGTTTCACGTTTCATAACGTGCTCATAAATATCACGTAAGTCCTCGTACATTTCTTCGTTAAAGTTAGCAGCTCTCATTGCTCCAGCATTAACCATGCGTAATTTTTCTTTAATAGCTTCTACCATATATTCAACGTTTGCTTCTGATTTTACGGATAAATTCACCGAAGTGTCCCCCTTTAAAATAACATAAGGTTATCTTAACATTTTTTTATCATTTTCGTTAATGAAACTTTTCAATCCTATTAAATTAGTAGGGATTTCCTTTATAATTAATAATTGGTTGTTTATACTATATAAGTATATGGTAATAAATGCACCAAGAAGGGAAGAAACAAAGATATGGTCCGAGTATTGTTTGTTTGTCTTGGGAACATTTGTCGGTCTCCAATGGCAGAAGCAATTTTTCGAAATCTTGTCGTAAAAGAGGGACTCGAAGAGAAATTTGTCATTGATTCTGCAGGAACTGGAGATTGGCATATTGGTCATCCACCACATAAAGGAACACAAAAAATTTTAAAAGAAAATGAAGTCGCTTTTGAAGGAATTAAAGCAAGGCAAGTAGAAAAAGAAGACTTAACAAAGTTTGATTATATTATTGCCATGGACAACAAGAATATAGCGGATTTAAAAAGTTTAGGTAAAACTGGAGGCTATATTGGTAGGCTGTCCGATTTTGGTCCAGACGGTGGCTGGACAGATGTTCCTGACCCTTACTATACAGGGAACTTTCAAGAAGTGTATGACCTTGTAACAGAAGGGTGTGCAAAGCTAGTAGCTTTCATTCGAAATGAACAAGGAATATGAGGAAGCTTAGAAAGTAATACTTTCTAATATAAGAAATGAAAGGGTGAAGGAATATGGCAAAGAAAAATAATATTGCTCGAAACATTGCGATTGGTGTAGCTGCAGGGGTAGCTGTATCTATGTTAAAGAAAGAAAACCGTGAAAAAGTAAAAAATACGGCAGAAAAAGCAAAAACAAAGATGATTGAAATTGGTGAAAATGCGAAAATCAAAGAAAAAGTGCAAACTGTTACAGATAAAGGACGCGAGCTCGCTGATTTCAATGTAGTGAAAGCGAAAGTAGCAGAAATTAAAAAATTGACGCCGTCTGTTGTAGAAACGTTAAAAGAAACGAAAGAAATTTTTAGTAAGAGAAAAGTTGAGCGAGAAGAAAAGCCAGAAACGATTGAAATTCAAGCTGTATCTCCAAAGGTAGATGAGCTTAAAGCAGAAGAAGAGCCGGTAGTTGCTGAAGATGGCGGTATGAAAGAAGCGCGTGAATTATTTATGAAAGACTCAAATGCAGAGGAAAAAAAAACTGAAGCGTACATTGAGTTAAAGCAGGATAAAGAAGAGAAGAAAAGCGTTTAAACATATATGAGAAAAATTTTAGAAAAGGTGAGAAGAAATCGCACTTATTCGTTTGGAAAAGATTTATATGACCGGACAATGCGCGATGATGTAGCGGGCTTGGCAGCACAGCTCGCTTATTTCTTCTTGCTTGCAATTTTTCCTGGGCTCGTTTTCTTAATTACGCTTCTTGGATTTATTCCCATTCAAACAGAGGATGTGCTTAGTTTATTAGAGGTTTATGTACCAGATGATGCGATGAACTTAATTGAAGTAAACGTAGATAAAGTTGTAAATCAGCAAAATGGTGGTTTATTATCATTCGGTTTACTATCGATGTTATGGTTTGCTTCAAACGGGGTGAATGCGGTTATGAACGCTTTTAACCGCGCCTATGATGTGAAAGAAACACGATCTTTTATTAAAACAAGAGCGTTATCAATTGTGTTTACATTAGCTATTATTTTTATGATTGTCTTTGCTTTAATTGTCCCGGTATTCGGACAAGTTATTGGAGCAGCGGTGTTTAAAGCGCTCGGTTTATCAGATAGTTTTTCTTACGTGTGGAGTATTACACGGTTAGTAGCGAGTTTCTTCGTACTATTTGCCTTGTTTAGTTTTTTATATACGTTTGCACCAGATCGGAAATTAAAAAGAAGAGAAGTCATTTCAGGAGCGTTATTTGCTACTGTAGGATGGATTGTGGTATCGTACTCATTTGCTTATTATGTAGATAAGTTTGCGAATTACGCCAATACATATGGTGGTCTCGGTGGTATCATTATTTTAATGTTATGGTTTTATTTAACAGGGTGGGTAATTTTACTTGGCGGTGAAATTAATGGTTTACTCCATCATTATAGAACGGGTGACAATAATTCCCGTAATGAATAATGAGCTCTTGTTCCATAATAAAAAGGAACAGGGGGGATATTTCATGAGTAATAATAAAAAGAACCACAATAATAAAAATAACAAACAAAAGAGCAGTTCGCATCCAAAGCATAAGACGAGTAGTAGTGCGAACGGTCACAATAGCTACCATTAAAAAAAACGGGTCCTTTATCAGGGACCCGTTACTTATTTCCTTTTAATAATCGTAAGCCATTCAAAATTACAAGAATGGTACTTCCTTCATGTCCAATAACACCGAATGGAAGGGCTAAAAACTGCAAGAAGTTAGAACAAATCAGCATCGCAATGACAGCTAAAGAGAAGATAACGTTTTGCTTCACAATACGGTTCATTCTTTTTGATAAACGGATTGCTTGAGAGAGACGAGATAATTCGTTCTTCATAAGAACAACGTCTGCAGTCTCTAATGCTACGTCTGTTCCTTCACCCATTGCAACACCAATACTAGCAGTAGCGAGTGCAGGTGCATCGTTTATACCATCTCCAACCATGGCGACTATGCCATACTTTTCTTTTAACTGCTTTATCGTTTCAACTTTTGTTTCCGGTAAACATGATGCGTAATATTCTTTTATATTACTTTCATTGGCAATTGCTTTTGCTGTTTCTTCATTATCACCAGTAATCATGATTGCTTTGACACCAATGCTTTGTAAATCACGAATAGCAGCTATTGTTTCTTGGCGAAGGGTATCTTTTAAAGCGATCAGTCCAAGAATACCATCCTCATCACTAATATAAACGACAGTTTTCCCCTCTTTTTCAAGTGAGGCAGAAATGCCATTATGAAATGTTTTTGTTTCTTCCCCGATAAAATCAGCTTTACCAATTTTATAAGCTTTGTTTTCTAATATTCCTTTTAATCCAAAACCAGTTACATCTTCAACGTTTTCTGGTTTTTTTATCGTAATGTCGTAAGCATGTTTTGCATATTTAACAATCGATTCTGCTAAAGGATGTGTAGAGTGACTTTCAATGGCTGCTGTAATAGAAAGCAATTCACTTTCTGCTATGCCTTCTCGAGCATATACATCTGTTACAGTAGGTTTTCCTTGTGTTAATGTTCCTGTTTTATCAAAGGCAATCGCCTTTACTGAAGCTAGACGTTCTAAATGAATACCACCTTTAAAGAGAATACCGTTTCTCGCTCCATTTGAAATTGCTGATAAAGTTGCCGGTGTAATGGCTGCAACTAGCGCACAAGGAGAAGCGACTACAAGTAAGATCATAGCGCGATAAAACGTTTCATTCCAACTCCAATCAAGTAAGAAATGAGGAACAAACATCATAAGCGCAACAACAAGGAGTACACCTTTTACGTATGTTCCTTCAAATTTTTCGATGAATAGTTGTGATGGTGATTTTTCGCTTTGTGCACTTTGAACGAGACGAATAATCTTTTGGAATAATGTTTGATCGCTCGGCTTCGTAATTTTAACTTCAATAGCACCACGTAAATTTACAGTGCCGGCAAATACTTCATCGCCGAATTTTTTCTCATTCGGAATAGGTTCTCCTGTAATAGCAGCTTCATCAATATTTGTTTCACCAGTATGAATTGTGCCATCAGAAGGAACACGCTCACCTGGCTTAATTAAAATAATATCGTTAATTTGTAATTGTCCAACTGGAACACGTTCCTCGGTTCCGTTTGAAATACGTAATGCTTCTTCAGGTTGTAGATCAAGAAGAGCTGAAATTTCTTTTTGGCTTTTACTTAATGTATAAGATTCCATTGCTCCGCTTAATGCAAAGATGAAGATTAAAATAGCACCTTCTGCCCAGTAACCGATAACTGCGGCACCGATAGCTGCAAAAATCATGAGCATTTCAACATTTAGCTCTTTCTCTTCAATTGTGTCTTCAATACCTTCTTTCGCTTTTGCAAATCCTCCAATTACATAGGCAAGGATATAGAAAGTAATACCTGCACTTATTGCATCATTTTTTGTGAATAACCAACCAGCTAAAATAAAAATACCAGATGCGATTGCAAATATAAGTTCATAATGTTTCTTTAATGTATCCCATAAAGAGGGATGAGAAATATCTTTTTGTGCTTGTAATGTTTTTACTTCTGCGTTCATTAATACTCGCTCCTTCCGAATTCTTATTGAGAAAAAGAATCAAAATCGAAACCCCTATAAAACGACGAAAGCTGCCATCCATAATGGATAGCAGCATTTCTGTTAAATCTGATTTTAATAGTTATTAGGTTGTAATTATTCTATAGTATAGCATATGTTTTTCTTAGATGATATGTTTTTGTTTTAGTATAAAGTGAAACTTTAATTAGTGGGAGTTTTGTTCATCCCACACTAATTATTAGCCCTCACCAATCGGGCTTTTACTGCCCAGCAAATAGCGGGATAAACTGAAAACTTGTGTTTTCGCATTTCCTTTGGTATATATGAATATTGTTCATAAAAAGGTCGGAAAGGAAGACATCAAGTTGAAGACAGAGAAATTTTTTACCCATCCGATTGGCGTGTTTATTGCTGCAATAGTAGCAACATTTTTATGGGGAAGCGCATTTCCCTTTATTAAATTAAGCTATGCTGAACTTGGAATTCAGCCACAAGAAGTCGGGGAACAAATATTATTTGCTGGCTATCGCTTTTTCTTATCTGGTGTAATGCTCTTATTATTTTTTAAAGCGTTAGGAAAAGATATGAAGTTCAAAAAAGGAACAGGAAAGCAGTTAGTTCAAATTGGATTGTTTCAAACTTTTCTTCAATATATATGTTTTTATATTGGAATGAGTTACAGCTCAGGAATTGAAGGAGCGATTATTTCAGGAACATCATCATTCTTTCAAATTTTACTCGCACACTTTTTATATAAAGATGATGCTCTAAATAGGAGAAAAGTAATTGGAGTAGCTATCGGCTTTTGCGGTGTGATTTTAGTGAATGTACCGAGTGATGGAAGTTTATCATTTCATTTTGGAATAGGTAGCTTATTACTTCTTGGGGCAGCGATGATGTATTCATATGGAAACATATTAGCGAAAGAAGGTAGTAAAACATTAGATATTGGGTATATGACAGCATATCAGATGATTTTCGGATCAATTGGGTTGCTATGTATAGGTGCATTTCAAGTTGGAATGATGCCATTCGCATTTAATCTACATGCAATACTTATGCTCATATATTTATCGTTCTTATCAGCAGCGGGATTCTGTATATGGAATACAATTATGAAGTATAACAAAGTAGGGAAAGTCTCGATGTATATGTTCTTTATACCAGTGTTTGGTGTGCTACTATCAAGCCTAATTTTAGGGGAAGCAATTCATTCCTTTGTATTATTTGGTTTAGCATGTGTCGCAGCGGGAATTATTGTAGTAAATCGTAACCCGGTTAAAAAGAAAGTTGAGCAAGAAAAACAAGTAGCATAGAGAACAGAAAAACGATTAAAATGGAAGAACAGTATTGTTCTTTTTTTTTACATAGAAAAAGGAGAACGTGCTATATGTAACGAAAAAAAGATAGAAAAAGCATTTATTGAGGAGAACATATTATGAATGTACTTTACATTGTGTTAGTCGGGCAAATTATTCTTTTTGTAATGGGAGCAATTTATGCAATAGGACAGACGAAGAGAACGAGAAATAATATGCCGTTACCTTTAGCGGTTCGTCTTATTCTTAGTTTTTCTTTAACAGGAAGTGCAAGTTGGATATGGTTACAAGATCCATCGGTTGAGTACAGTACGTGGGTTGCACTCGGTATGACTTTATCAACTGTAGGGGATTTATTTATGGCAGGATTAATTCCAATTGGTCATCGATTAATTGGAGGAATGGTTACTTTCGCTCTTGCGCATTGTTTCTATGTGAAAGCATTTTTACAAACAGGTATTTCATGGAATGGTTTTTGGATCGGTTTACTCGTATACGGACTCTTTCTAATTATAGGGTGGTTTTTCTTTATTCGAAATGAAAAACAAGACAAACTTTTTACAATAGGCGCTTTAATTTACGGTTTGTGGGTTGGAGGAATGGCATGTTTTGCATTCGCCTTATATTACGAGAATATAGGAATATGGTGGATACCAGCACTTGGTGGTTTACTGTTTGTGATTTCTGATTTTATTATAGGCGTGACAGATATCGGAGGGCGCAAACTGAAGTATGAACCACTTTGGATTTGGTTTACATATGTCGCAGCGCAGATGTGTATTGTATATGTAGGATTATAAAAAGATACTCTCAAAAATAGTTGATAGCCTATTTTGAGAGTATCTTTTTTATTGCTATGCTATTATATTTGTTTGTTTAATTTGTGCAGTATTTTATACTTTCTAAGTATGGATTTCATAAGGGGAATCCTGCTTGATAGATGGGAAATATAGTATATGAAAATAATGAATTTATAGGGATTATTATTTTTATATTTGTAATATTCTAATGTTATAATTCAGAATTTTGTGGAAATTAACTAGTCGGAGTACTTATAATAAAAATAAAAAGATGGTGGAATGATGCAAAAGAAAAAACGTTTGCGTGAATTCTTTGAAATAATTGCAATTGCATGTTTATTGGTGTTTTTGGCAAAAATCTTTTTGTTTTTTCCTACGACTGTAAAAGGAGCGTCGATGAGGCCGACGTTACAAGATGGAGATAAAGTAATTATTAATAAACTTGCAAAGAGATTTGAAAGTTATGAGAGAGAGGATATTATTGTCGTGAAGACAGATAATTTCTACGTGAAGAGAGTTATTGGATTGCCAGGAGATGTAATTGAGATGAAGAATGATCAATTATATGTTAATCATCAAGTGAAAAACGAAGAGTATTTAAAGAATAATAAAAAACAGGCAGAAAAATTACTTATCAATTTAACTGAAGATTTTGGACCGATTACAGTTCCTAAAAATAAAATTTTTGTGATGGGAGATAATCGTTTAGTTAGTAGGGATAGTAGGAACGGCTTAGGATTTATTGATCGAACAGAAGTATTAGGAAAGCTCATGGCGATATATTATCCATTTGAACATGTGAAAATTGCAAATTAGAAATAAGAAAAACCAAGCGAATTAGTTGCTTGGTTTTTCTTATTTAAACAGTTGGTGTTTTATTTATTGTTTCTTGTGAAGCAATATGTTCATTATTTTGGTCGATATTTAACATGAATTTTCGTTGTAACAATTGCAATTTAAAGAGTGTTAAAGGATCATGATAAGTTTCTGGGTTCGTTCTTAGCTTTGTTAAAGTTTGCTCATCTTCTTGTATTTCAAGTTGGGCTGCTTCTACAGTTTGTTTCAATATGCTAAGAGGGTCCTTAAAGAACATCATGATATCACGTTCTAGCGCACCTTCAAATACTTCAAATTGAAGGAAGAATTGTTTTGAAATCATCTGAGCAACTTCTGTATAATCTTCTGTTTCAATATATTGTTTATATTTATTTGATAGCATAGATTGATTTTTTTGCATATTACCGAATAATTTCCCTGCACTCTTTAAGAAAAATTGTGTCGGTGTAAAGCGTAATAAAATATTGATGTTAGCTACTGTAATTCTATTCGTCATTCTTGCAACATCTCTATCCCAGTCGTCTAGTAATTTGAAATCACAAGGAAGTTTAATACGCTCTTCCTCATAGAGTTTATTAAAGGTATCGCCCATTTCATCTAAATAAGCCTGAGCTTGAATGAATTCATTATGAGCAGTTTCAATCCATTCTTGAATAGACCCAGTAAATTTAGGAAGAAGCACTTGTTGTACATGTTTTTGAATTCTTTCATTCATTGCTACATTTAGTTCTTCATGGACCAATTTGAAATCACTATCTTC
Encoded here:
- a CDS encoding DUF1128 domain-containing protein encodes the protein MNLSVKSEANVEYMVEAIKEKLRMVNAGAMRAANFNEEMYEDLRDIYEHVMKRETFSISEMQAITEELGTLIKK
- a CDS encoding low molecular weight protein-tyrosine-phosphatase, translating into MVRVLFVCLGNICRSPMAEAIFRNLVVKEGLEEKFVIDSAGTGDWHIGHPPHKGTQKILKENEVAFEGIKARQVEKEDLTKFDYIIAMDNKNIADLKSLGKTGGYIGRLSDFGPDGGWTDVPDPYYTGNFQEVYDLVTEGCAKLVAFIRNEQGI
- a CDS encoding DUF4075 domain-containing protein, producing the protein MAKKNNIARNIAIGVAAGVAVSMLKKENREKVKNTAEKAKTKMIEIGENAKIKEKVQTVTDKGRELADFNVVKAKVAEIKKLTPSVVETLKETKEIFSKRKVEREEKPETIEIQAVSPKVDELKAEEEPVVAEDGGMKEARELFMKDSNAEEKKTEAYIELKQDKEEKKSV
- a CDS encoding YihY/virulence factor BrkB family protein, translating into MRKILEKVRRNRTYSFGKDLYDRTMRDDVAGLAAQLAYFFLLAIFPGLVFLITLLGFIPIQTEDVLSLLEVYVPDDAMNLIEVNVDKVVNQQNGGLLSFGLLSMLWFASNGVNAVMNAFNRAYDVKETRSFIKTRALSIVFTLAIIFMIVFALIVPVFGQVIGAAVFKALGLSDSFSYVWSITRLVASFFVLFALFSFLYTFAPDRKLKRREVISGALFATVGWIVVSYSFAYYVDKFANYANTYGGLGGIIILMLWFYLTGWVILLGGEINGLLHHYRTGDNNSRNE
- a CDS encoding heavy metal translocating P-type ATPase, which encodes MNAEVKTLQAQKDISHPSLWDTLKKHYELIFAIASGIFILAGWLFTKNDAISAGITFYILAYVIGGFAKAKEGIEDTIEEKELNVEMLMIFAAIGAAVIGYWAEGAILIFIFALSGAMESYTLSKSQKEISALLDLQPEEALRISNGTEERVPVGQLQINDIILIKPGERVPSDGTIHTGETNIDEAAITGEPIPNEKKFGDEVFAGTVNLRGAIEVKITKPSDQTLFQKIIRLVQSAQSEKSPSQLFIEKFEGTYVKGVLLVVALMMFVPHFLLDWSWNETFYRAMILLVVASPCALVAAITPATLSAISNGARNGILFKGGIHLERLASVKAIAFDKTGTLTQGKPTVTDVYAREGIAESELLSITAAIESHSTHPLAESIVKYAKHAYDITIKKPENVEDVTGFGLKGILENKAYKIGKADFIGEETKTFHNGISASLEKEGKTVVYISDEDGILGLIALKDTLRQETIAAIRDLQSIGVKAIMITGDNEETAKAIANESNIKEYYASCLPETKVETIKQLKEKYGIVAMVGDGINDAPALATASIGVAMGEGTDVALETADVVLMKNELSRLSQAIRLSKRMNRIVKQNVIFSLAVIAMLICSNFLQFLALPFGVIGHEGSTILVILNGLRLLKGNK
- a CDS encoding DMT family transporter, with amino-acid sequence MKTEKFFTHPIGVFIAAIVATFLWGSAFPFIKLSYAELGIQPQEVGEQILFAGYRFFLSGVMLLLFFKALGKDMKFKKGTGKQLVQIGLFQTFLQYICFYIGMSYSSGIEGAIISGTSSFFQILLAHFLYKDDALNRRKVIGVAIGFCGVILVNVPSDGSLSFHFGIGSLLLLGAAMMYSYGNILAKEGSKTLDIGYMTAYQMIFGSIGLLCIGAFQVGMMPFAFNLHAILMLIYLSFLSAAGFCIWNTIMKYNKVGKVSMYMFFIPVFGVLLSSLILGEAIHSFVLFGLACVAAGIIVVNRNPVKKKVEQEKQVA
- a CDS encoding lysoplasmalogenase; amino-acid sequence: MNVLYIVLVGQIILFVMGAIYAIGQTKRTRNNMPLPLAVRLILSFSLTGSASWIWLQDPSVEYSTWVALGMTLSTVGDLFMAGLIPIGHRLIGGMVTFALAHCFYVKAFLQTGISWNGFWIGLLVYGLFLIIGWFFFIRNEKQDKLFTIGALIYGLWVGGMACFAFALYYENIGIWWIPALGGLLFVISDFIIGVTDIGGRKLKYEPLWIWFTYVAAQMCIVYVGL
- the lepB gene encoding signal peptidase I encodes the protein MMQKKKRLREFFEIIAIACLLVFLAKIFLFFPTTVKGASMRPTLQDGDKVIINKLAKRFESYEREDIIVVKTDNFYVKRVIGLPGDVIEMKNDQLYVNHQVKNEEYLKNNKKQAEKLLINLTEDFGPITVPKNKIFVMGDNRLVSRDSRNGLGFIDRTEVLGKLMAIYYPFEHVKIAN